ACATTTTGAGTTGCACTGAGCGTATACACATCAACTCCGATGGCAACTGATTCGACTTCAATTTTACGTAATTCAGCCTCAGGACAAAGGTCGGCTTTATTCAACAAAACAACTGGTAGAGCTTTGCTTTCCCAGGCGATTGTTAAAAAACGTTCGATACGTCGTAAATTATAATTTAAATCTAAGCCGGTAATAATAAATACTATGTCAATGTTAGCTGCAATTACTTGTTCCTCCGTAATCAGGCCAGCAACTTTTCGACTAAAGACACTCTTTCTCGGTAAAACTGATTGTATGATTGCCTTCATATCATTTGCAATCACGGAAGTAACTACCCAATCACCTACTGCTGGATATTTACTTTTAGTGTCGGTATTAAACCGAAATTTTCCAGAAATCTCACAGCTGTATTCTCCAAGTTCACATAAAGCTATATATTTTTCTCTGTTCTCTCGGATGATACGCATCGCCAACAGACCTTGGTTTTTATATTTCTCAAAATTCAGTTCAAAAAATGAATTCCATCCTAAATCATACAATTGCACGAACATACTCCACCAATTGGTTTTTATATAGATTCTCAAAGCAGCAAGGGTTAGTCTTCCCATTTAGCCTGGTGATACAATTTCAGCTAACTTCTTAGTTACTCTGTATATCCCAGCCATGAAACATAAGACAAAGGGGTAACCGTCTATATCACCCAGTTTTGAATCTTCGTTCGATAGAAAAAATACGCCCCGTCTCTTTTTCTTTGCAATTGCATACCAAATTGTCCGCGTTTTGATCGCACCACAGATATGAAATTCAATGTCTCTTGCCCTTCCCAAGTGACTGTCGGAAACAATTGTTTGCCCGATCCATCATAGAAAGCCCATTGTGTTTCTTCCGTGTCTGCGAGTTCTTCAGTAAAAAAATGATCTAAACTCACTTCTGCTTCCGGTAAAAACTGACATGTGCCAGAAGGAGTTATTGGATTACGACCAAATACCTGTATTGGTTTCTGTTTGCAAAAACGAATTTGATCCCTAGAAGATCCGACAAGTTCCAATCGTAGATTCTGTTCCGGTGTGACTAAAAAATTAGAGAACAAAGGGTATATGAAAAATAAAAAAACGATTACCGGAAATCTTACAAAACAAAGTGAAAGATATGATAAAAATTTCACTAGTTTGTCCCCGGAAAGAGTATTGTTAAAAATTCATTCCCTTCTCTTTCGGCTAAAATCCGAATGCTTGGTTCATAATGTTTCCAAGAATTGTTTGTATTGGGGGAACAATAAAAATGCAAAAGAGTTTCGATTTCATCTGTGGAAGATTGATTAAATTTAAAAGTAGAACACATCTCTTTAGCATTTCCTCTTAAAACAAGGGATTTTGTCGTTTCTAAATCCGCTCTTGGTTTAGATCCATAACTTCCACTCATACGAAAGTATCTTGCAGACAATTCGTATTCTGTTGTTTGTCGGTAGTATACTCCCATCAAATACAATACATCCGATTTTTCCTGGTCAGATCTTTCTGATTCAGATTCTCCGAGTATTGTTTTTAAAAATTCCTTACCGGCATCGGCTCCTATTTTAAACTCAGAAATTCCAATAAACAAGGGAGTTTTTGCCATAGACGGATTTTCTGCATAAATTGATAAAATCACTTTGTATTGTTTACGTTTCAAAAGAATAATGGATGCAAATTCATATAACTTTTGTGAGTTAGTAACCTTCAAATGTTCCGATAATTCAGAATATTTATCAAAAGTGGCTTTGGCTGCATTTACGTAAGTTGCAGAAAGTTCGGAAACACCGATTGGTTTGTAGATTTCTGACAAATGAGTCCAAATCCATCCCCTCTCCTTAGAAGGGATGAGAGATGGAAACTTACTTCCTAAAAATAATGCATCAAGTAACTTTCCATGTTTTTTATACAAAAAGAAAAGCCTAGATACCACCGCCTTTTGTAATTTTCCAGATGGTTTTTGTGTTAATGCTTTTTCATACAATGGGATGGCAAAAAGAGTATTCAATTGTTCCATCTCATACCCTGCTTCATAATATGAATTTGCAAATATCGATGGAGAAAATCCAAGTATAGAGAAAACAAAAATAAAATGGATAATTCTTATATGAATACTTTTCATCTAATACAATCCTTTCATCAAATCTTTGTTTTCTGAGTGTGTTGCCTTATGATCTTCCGTACAAATTCCTTCAGGGGGATAATCAGAAAGATACAACTCGGTTGCCACTGGACAATTGGCACCGGCTTGTTTCCCAGTCAACGAACAGATCTTATATGGTTTTGCGTAGACTGGTTGGCTGAATTGGATTTTCGGAATTATATTTTTTTTATCAATAGAAGATACTATTTCTCCCCAAAGTGGTGCCGCCACTGCACCACCTAGTCCACTGCCACCCATTCCAAATTTTGGATTATCATAACCAACCCAAACAGCCAAAGATAAATCGGGCCTTGCTCCCACGAACCAAGCGTCTTTATAATCATTTGTAGTTCCTGTTTTGCCGATTAAATCTCCCACATAACCACCGTTTCTAACTCCACTGGCACGACCACTATCACGTAACAAGGATACCATTACTTCTGCTGTGTCGGGACGAATCACTTGGCGTTCTGGTGGAAGTTTTAATTTAAACTCATCGGTTCCTCCAACTTCATACAGAACCACACCTTTTGCATTTTTAATCCTTTGGATGAGGTAAGGACGTTTGACTGTTCCTTGGTTGACAA
This genomic stretch from Leptospira meyeri harbors:
- the rsgA gene encoding ribosome small subunit-dependent GTPase A, whose amino-acid sequence is MGRLTLAALRIYIKTNWWSMFVQLYDLGWNSFFELNFEKYKNQGLLAMRIIRENREKYIALCELGEYSCEISGKFRFNTDTKSKYPAVGDWVVTSVIANDMKAIIQSVLPRKSVFSRKVAGLITEEQVIAANIDIVFIITGLDLNYNLRRIERFLTIAWESKALPVVLLNKADLCPEAELRKIEVESVAIGVDVYTLSATQNVGIDILKKYIQRGKTIAFLGSSGVGKSTIINALLGTEHLEVNEVSELGSRGRHTTTYRELFILPNGGMIIDTPGMRELQVWGDVEGLKYVFDDIEKLSLNCRYRNCSHQNEPGCAVKEAISAGSLDPKRLESFLKMKREFEYLEDRQTMKASAIEKANWKKISKLTKNIKKNKLQ